TAGAAAGCAGCAACACAGGCTTGCGCTGGGATGGCTTATCACGATAAGCACAAGCTAAGATAATGCCTGAGTTACTCTTCATATACTTTGAGTCTTGGACTTGTAGGCAGGCATTACCTAATGATTTTGGGTAGCCTCGAGAGTTTAGTCGAACAGTGCCAGTAAGCATAGTACCTTGGGCAAACAGATCTTCTGCGAGTGAAGGCTTTGTGTAATAATTATCGGTCACCAGATGATAGcctttattatacatgttaCAACTAGACATTAGGTGTTTGACAACTGTGATTGCTTGCCCCTCTTCAGATCGAATGTCAAAGTCCCGGCCGGAATAAAGCTCTACGTGCATCACATAGCCTGTCTTACTATCGCACAGCTGGAATTTCTTTATGCCGAATCTTGAGTGGCGCTTGTTTGGCAAATACTGGATATAAATGTTTCTGTTGCGCATGCCCACCATACTCTCATCAATAGAAACAAGCTGATAGGGACGGAAATATTGCTTGAAGCAGCGATTTAGTGGGTCGAGTAGATTTCGCACCTTGTACCAGGGATCGAAGCCTTGCTCTCCTCGCCGAGGTTGTCGTTCGTTGTTGCATAGATGAAAGAATCTATGAATTAGGACAAACCGGCCATAGCTCATCGTATCCCTGCAAGACATACCATAAGCATACAGGACCATGATGCGTATGTTTGCATGCAGCTATAGATAAAACTTGAAATTCTAGTTCAAAGTTGACAGTAAACTGCGTGCAAGGTTGACGttcaaaatttgaaatattacaTGCACATGCTAAAAGGACTAAATCCATGTTCACACGAGCACCTAAGCAATTTTCTAACCTACACCaataatgattttatttttattgaaaactctCCATGTGTCTAATATCAATTCAGATAGCACACTGTTTTTCTAAATTTTACAGGTTTACTTTTTGCAATTTTGTGTCAAGTTTCACTCAGCTTTTACACAAAATTGATCATGTATTTAAAAAGAACAGCACTGTGcaagtatacatgtaaataccacAACTACCTGTAGTCTCCTAGTCACATTCAATTCATGACATGTGTTATAAATAGCTACTTTTATAAATATCTGCATAATTTCATAGCGTAACTAaagtacaaatgtaaatttgATGTTAGGTTGCATACCGAAAGAATGGTGTGTCCATGTTAGGGAACTTTTTTCTCCAGTAGTCATAGGTGTTTTTCTTTTTCACTATTCCCATGTTTATTCTGAGAGCAATGTATCTTCTCATCTCCTCAGCAGTGCAGTCTTTCCAGCGACGAAACCGAGAATCAGGTTTCAGTGAGCCTAGTGAAGCTATATACTCTGCTGCATACCTACAGGATAAAAAATATGTAGCTCAAGTATATGCTAACTAAAAAAAAAAGGTAAATTCGATTCATGTCATGATTGAGCCAGAAGTGAAATTTACTGAATCACAACTCCAAAAACTTATGCTATTCATGTCATTATCAATAAATTGactaaaaattttgtaattGAAGATGCATAAAATTTGTAACAATTTTATTATAGTTCAGTACCTGTTCGTCTCTCTAACCATTGTTGAAATCAACGGGGTTGTGATAAATAGTTCGAAGAACTGGAGAGGGGTAACACGATCATCAGGTATGTTTGAAAAACCA
The genomic region above belongs to Watersipora subatra chromosome 1, tzWatSuba1.1, whole genome shotgun sequence and contains:
- the LOC137387718 gene encoding piggyBac transposable element-derived protein 4-like; the protein is MDEEDVLGHLDSDGSDFEADQSDDAYSESSAESDDQESVSPVVGALQSAREGARGQRSGRGRRAVRCRRAAVQSDPDADWSEVIADVVEGEGYELADGVPDFTVRQPGFSNIPDDRVTPLQFFELFITTPLISTMVRETNRYAAEYIASLGSLKPDSRFRRWKDCTAEEMRRYIALRINMGIVKKKNTYDYWRKKFPNMDTPFFRDTMSYGRFVLIHRFFHLCNNERQPRRGEQGFDPWYKVRNLLDPLNRCFKQYFRPYQLVSIDESMVGMRNRNIYIQYLPNKRHSRFGIKKFQLCDSKTGYVMHVELYSGRDFDIRSEEGQAITVVKHLMSSCNMYNKGYHLVTDNYYTKPSLAEDLFAQGTMLTGTVRLNSRGYPKSLGNACLQVQDSKYMKSNSGIILACAYRDKPSQRKPVLLLSTGTKPVTHRTSRRAREQSKPAMVLLYNKGMGGVDLSDKKVYHIAAERATHRYWVKVAWNLIDITLRNCHELFKLKNPDTKMDITDFVSKIVMQLVGPIVDNEEEQATADGHQLTQVPGKRERDCVVCSDRSAKIRKRSRTWCAACKMGCHLGCYENFNHKL